Below is a genomic region from Neorhizobium galegae.
AACGACGTGACGCGGCTCCTGGACCTGGCCGCAAGGGAAGCCGCCGAACCCGGCCCGGATCAGCTTGCGCGGCTCAGAATGCTGGCGCTGCTCGAACTTCTCTACGCAACCGGCATGCGCGTCAGCGAACTCGTGTCGCTGCCGGTCAAGGTTCTCGATCAGGAAGGACGCTTTCTGATCATCCGCGGCAAGGGCAACAAGGAACGGCTGGTGCCGCTATCCCGGTCGGCGATCGCCGCCCTCGGACCCTATGGCCTGGCCCGCCAGGCCTCGCTCGCCAAGACAGGCGACAGTCCCTGGCTCTTCCCGTCCGCCGGCAAGGAGGGGTATTTACCGAGGCAGGTATTTGCCCGCGACCTCAAGGGTCTGGCGGCGCGCGCCGGACTTAGAGCCGCCGCAATCTCTCCCCATGTGATGCGCCATGCCTTCGCAAGCCACCTCCTCCAGAATGGGGCAGACCTTCGAGTTGTGCAGGAACTGCTCGGCCATTCCGACATTTCCACCACTCAAATCTACACGCATGTACTGGAAGAAAGGCTGCGAGAGCTGGTTCAAACACACCACCCTCTTGCAAAACAGGCCAAAAACCGGGATTAGAGGCCCCAAACACAAAATGGGAACTCCGTGTTCCTGAGATAAAACAACCGGAAACCGGCTCTCATGCAGACTTATCTCGATTTCGAAAAGCCCATCTCGGACCTCGAAGGCAAGATTCACGAGCTCAAAAAGCTCGCCTCCGAGGACGAAAGCATCGATACGTCCGAGGAAATCGGCAGGCTGGAGACCCGGGTCAGGGA
It encodes:
- the xerD gene encoding site-specific tyrosine recombinase XerD → MADLSRAHIEAFLEMMSAERGAAGNTLASYERDLEDLQSFLAAGNASALTAQSANLSAYLAHLGAQGFAASSQARKLSAMRQFYKFLYAEGLRGDDPTAVLDAPKKGRSLPKIMSENDVTRLLDLAAREAAEPGPDQLARLRMLALLELLYATGMRVSELVSLPVKVLDQEGRFLIIRGKGNKERLVPLSRSAIAALGPYGLARQASLAKTGDSPWLFPSAGKEGYLPRQVFARDLKGLAARAGLRAAAISPHVMRHAFASHLLQNGADLRVVQELLGHSDISTTQIYTHVLEERLRELVQTHHPLAKQAKNRD